A stretch of Desulfitobacterium dichloroeliminans LMG P-21439 DNA encodes these proteins:
- a CDS encoding SpoVR family protein, giving the protein MDYEVTELSYHAKEIVQVAKGLGLDFYPVHFEVCPSEALYSFGAYGMPVRFTHWSFGKAFYRMKMQYDLNLTRIYELVINSNPAYAFLLEGNRLIQNKLVIGHVYAHVDFFKNNRYFQRTPQDMVVRMEAHARRIRDYELEYGRETVEKTLDAVLAIQEHVEFRAHLGKRKEDTYSSGKKIAQEKKKPIPSSEYADLWDDEPDQKSEERVIEEDLLLYLITYSPALKDWQRDIISMIREESLYFYPQIETKIINEGWATFWHSRIMRELDLTDAEALDFAVMHSQVVQPSRLQLNPYYLGVKIWESLAERHDLETLFEIRETENDVSFLRNYLNQELVDDLNLFNYRKVGAHWQVMDTAWEKVRDNLVRQLVNGGHPRILVRDGDYEGKGGLYLHHVHEGMDLDIVYLEKTLLLLESLWGKGAYLETVVDGKQVLFECSNQGISRKNISLLNHG; this is encoded by the coding sequence GTGGATTATGAAGTTACTGAACTTAGCTATCATGCGAAGGAGATTGTTCAGGTGGCTAAGGGGTTAGGGCTTGACTTTTATCCGGTGCATTTTGAAGTCTGTCCGTCGGAAGCCCTCTACTCTTTTGGGGCCTATGGGATGCCGGTGCGCTTTACTCATTGGAGTTTTGGGAAGGCTTTTTATCGCATGAAAATGCAGTATGATTTAAACCTCACACGGATCTATGAGCTTGTTATCAATTCCAATCCGGCGTACGCCTTTCTGTTGGAAGGCAATCGGCTAATCCAAAACAAACTCGTCATTGGGCATGTTTACGCCCATGTGGATTTTTTCAAGAATAATCGCTATTTCCAGAGGACACCACAGGACATGGTGGTGCGCATGGAAGCTCATGCCCGTCGGATACGGGATTATGAATTGGAATATGGACGGGAGACGGTGGAGAAAACACTGGATGCAGTTTTAGCCATTCAAGAGCATGTCGAATTTCGAGCTCATTTAGGGAAGAGGAAAGAAGATACTTATTCTTCTGGCAAGAAAATTGCCCAGGAAAAGAAAAAGCCCATCCCTTCCTCGGAGTATGCAGATCTCTGGGATGATGAACCAGATCAGAAAAGTGAGGAGAGGGTTATTGAGGAAGATCTATTGCTTTACCTTATCACATATTCCCCAGCCTTAAAGGATTGGCAACGAGATATTATCAGCATGATTCGTGAAGAATCTCTCTATTTTTATCCGCAAATCGAAACAAAGATTATCAATGAGGGATGGGCAACCTTTTGGCATTCTAGGATCATGCGTGAACTGGATTTAACCGATGCCGAGGCTTTGGATTTTGCGGTGATGCATAGTCAAGTAGTGCAGCCTTCCCGTCTTCAGCTCAATCCTTACTACCTAGGGGTGAAAATATGGGAAAGCTTAGCGGAACGGCATGATTTAGAGACCTTATTCGAAATACGAGAGACGGAGAATGATGTGTCTTTCCTACGCAATTATCTCAACCAAGAATTGGTTGATGATCTAAATCTCTTTAACTACCGCAAAGTAGGAGCCCATTGGCAAGTTATGGATACGGCTTGGGAAAAAGTACGCGATAATTTGGTTAGGCAGTTGGTGAATGGAGGTCATCCGCGAATTCTCGTTAGGGATGGAGATTATGAGGGCAAAGGGGGACTATATCTCCATCACGTTCATGAAGGAATGGATTTGGATATCGTTTATCTTGAGAAGACCTTGCTGCTCTTGGAAAGCTTATGGGGAAAAGGGGCATATCTGGAAACCGTAGTGGATGGAAAACAAGTGCTTTTTGAGTGTTCCAATCAAGGGATTTCACGGAAAAATATATCTTTACTTAACCATGGCTAG
- a CDS encoding DedA family protein, with product MLEGLLGQLGEFVVQLISSLGYFGVFLAMAIESACIPLPSEIILPFTGYMVYLGHFDFWTATLAATLGNLFGGVVAYYVGVRGGRPFIQRYGHYIFIKEKELKWTERLFSKHGEVTVLVGRMLPIIRTFISLPAGIAKMNPVKMAVYTVLGALPWCMFLIIVGEKLGANWNSLKPLFHRLDLLIGILLLFGIGYWLLMRIKHRR from the coding sequence ATGCTCGAAGGGCTGCTCGGCCAATTAGGGGAATTCGTGGTTCAGCTCATCTCTAGCTTAGGCTATTTCGGGGTGTTTTTGGCTATGGCAATTGAAAGCGCTTGTATTCCCTTGCCCAGTGAGATTATTCTCCCCTTTACAGGGTACATGGTATATCTCGGGCATTTCGATTTTTGGACAGCTACTCTTGCAGCGACCTTGGGAAATCTATTCGGGGGTGTAGTGGCCTATTACGTGGGAGTACGAGGAGGGAGGCCTTTTATTCAACGTTATGGCCATTACATCTTTATCAAGGAGAAAGAACTCAAGTGGACAGAACGATTGTTTAGCAAGCATGGAGAAGTTACAGTCTTGGTGGGGCGCATGTTACCCATTATTCGCACCTTCATATCCCTACCCGCAGGGATCGCAAAAATGAATCCGGTCAAAATGGCTGTCTATACGGTATTAGGCGCCTTGCCTTGGTGTATGTTTTTAATCATTGTAGGAGAAAAGCTCGGTGCCAATTGGAATTCCCTAAAACCCTTATTTCACCGCCTCGATCTTCTCATCGGTATTCTACTTTTGTTCGGTATTGGCTATTGGTTACTAATGCGTATCAAGCATAGACGATAG
- the pfkA gene encoding 6-phosphofructokinase: protein MTAKIKKIAVLTSGGDAPGMNAAIRAVVRKGIYHGLEVLGVKKGYEGLIHGEFITMNLGAVADIIHRGGTMLMTARSPEMMTPEGQKNAAEQLRYRDIDALIIIGGDGSFLGAQTLSAQGIPIVGIPGTIDNDISGTDLTIGFDTAVNNVVQAVSKIRDTATSHDRTFLVEVMGRDCGNIALQSGVACGAESIIVPEIMPDMEDIMAKLARGHQRGKNHSIIIVAEGAASAFKLGEELRQGTGFETRVTILGHIQRGGSPSAMDVVLASQMGGKAVEILCAGETDRMTAYVNQEIVSLPLEIAYGERRPLNRALYDLANQLAI, encoded by the coding sequence GTGACTGCTAAGATTAAGAAAATTGCCGTTCTCACCAGTGGCGGAGATGCACCGGGGATGAATGCGGCCATCCGTGCCGTAGTACGCAAGGGGATATATCATGGGCTTGAAGTTCTTGGGGTAAAAAAGGGTTACGAAGGACTTATCCATGGTGAATTCATCACTATGAATCTGGGAGCTGTAGCAGATATTATTCATCGTGGTGGAACGATGCTTATGACGGCCCGCTCTCCAGAGATGATGACTCCAGAAGGGCAAAAAAATGCAGCTGAACAATTGCGTTACCGTGATATTGATGCCTTGATCATTATTGGCGGGGATGGCTCTTTCCTCGGGGCGCAAACCCTTTCGGCCCAAGGGATACCGATTGTAGGTATACCGGGCACGATTGATAACGATATTTCGGGAACGGATTTGACTATTGGTTTTGATACCGCAGTCAATAATGTGGTTCAGGCTGTAAGCAAAATTCGCGATACGGCTACTTCTCATGATCGCACCTTCCTAGTGGAAGTCATGGGTCGGGATTGTGGTAATATTGCGCTCCAGTCGGGTGTAGCTTGCGGCGCTGAATCCATTATCGTACCGGAGATTATGCCGGATATGGAAGATATCATGGCAAAATTAGCACGTGGTCATCAGCGAGGGAAAAATCACAGTATCATTATTGTCGCAGAAGGCGCGGCAAGTGCTTTTAAGCTAGGAGAAGAACTTCGCCAGGGTACAGGATTTGAGACCCGAGTTACGATTTTAGGTCATATTCAACGGGGAGGAAGTCCCAGTGCAATGGATGTAGTCTTGGCCTCTCAGATGGGTGGAAAGGCCGTAGAAATCCTTTGTGCAGGCGAAACGGATCGCATGACAGCCTATGTGAATCAAGAAATCGTTTCTCTCCCCTTAGAAATAGCTTATGGAGAGCGGAGGCCTTTGAACAGAGCTCTCTATGATTTAGCAAATCAGTTAGCGATTTAA
- a CDS encoding Fur family transcriptional regulator has product MTSVNTDDIIQLIQERGYRLTSARKKVIGILANHSEFLGAYDIHHLLEQENTHIGVASIYRVLDLLKSLGLLKSEEFGAGGEKYRLENKHSHHHHSHQLICSQCGHTEELLGECPISHIADKLEQDSGYQIEEHWLRFFGVCPLCRDQ; this is encoded by the coding sequence ATGACCTCCGTGAACACTGATGATATCATCCAACTCATTCAAGAAAGAGGATATCGACTGACCTCCGCTCGCAAAAAAGTGATTGGTATTTTAGCTAACCATTCAGAATTCTTAGGTGCTTACGATATACATCATTTACTTGAACAGGAAAACACCCATATTGGTGTTGCTTCCATCTATCGAGTCTTAGACTTGCTAAAAAGCCTCGGTCTCTTGAAGTCCGAGGAATTCGGTGCCGGTGGTGAGAAATACCGTCTGGAAAACAAGCATTCACATCACCATCATTCCCACCAATTGATATGCTCCCAATGTGGTCATACCGAAGAATTGCTGGGAGAGTGCCCGATTTCCCATATTGCAGACAAATTGGAACAGGACAGCGGTTATCAAATTGAGGAGCATTGGCTACGCTTTTTTGGGGTTTGCCCACTTTGCCGTGATCAGTAA
- a CDS encoding metal ABC transporter permease, which produces MHLLTDPLQYPFMQQALIGTIAVAILTAVVGTFVILRRLAFIGEGLAHGSLAGLAIGYLLDWNLYIAGNIYTIGLALFIGVLHEKTKVSLDTAIGILFSTSMALGVALISSLKFYSTNLTGYLFGSVLSIGSFDLLIIVSSTLLILLILTLFYKEFVYYAFDPEMAEVTGLPRARLHYAMLAIIAVTVVVASQTVGIILVTALLTIPAASAFQWTHSLKKLVLLAIFFGLLSAIVGLYLSYYLNVASGASIALTAAIIFLISFLFSTKRVGLRRSLGRVKLSEKG; this is translated from the coding sequence ATGCACCTATTAACTGATCCCTTACAATATCCCTTCATGCAGCAGGCTTTAATCGGAACCATTGCTGTGGCTATTCTTACTGCCGTAGTGGGAACCTTTGTTATTTTAAGGCGTCTGGCCTTCATCGGCGAAGGCTTGGCTCATGGATCTTTGGCAGGCTTAGCCATCGGCTATCTATTGGATTGGAATCTGTACATCGCCGGAAATATTTATACCATTGGCCTTGCTTTGTTTATCGGTGTGCTCCATGAAAAGACTAAGGTCAGCTTGGATACGGCGATCGGCATCCTCTTCTCGACCTCCATGGCCTTAGGAGTGGCTTTAATTAGCTCCCTAAAGTTCTATTCCACCAATTTAACTGGTTACCTCTTTGGTTCAGTCCTCTCGATTGGCTCTTTTGATCTATTGATTATTGTCAGTTCTACCCTGCTGATTCTTCTCATTTTAACTCTTTTCTATAAAGAATTTGTGTATTATGCCTTCGATCCAGAGATGGCGGAAGTGACTGGCTTACCACGTGCTCGTTTACATTATGCTATGCTGGCCATCATTGCCGTAACCGTGGTTGTGGCCTCCCAAACAGTGGGGATTATCCTAGTCACAGCACTCTTGACCATTCCAGCAGCGTCTGCCTTTCAATGGACTCATTCACTGAAGAAACTCGTTCTTCTTGCAATTTTCTTTGGCCTATTGAGTGCTATTGTCGGACTTTATCTATCCTATTATTTAAACGTTGCTTCAGGCGCTAGTATCGCCCTGACAGCTGCTATAATTTTTTTGATAAGCTTTCTCTTTTCCACTAAACGCGTCGGCCTACGCCGTAGTCTTGGCCGGGTAAAACTATCTGAGAAAGGATGA
- a CDS encoding metal ABC transporter ATP-binding protein, translating into MEEGFHMHIPHPQLPLAVEFESFYFTLPQQEILWDINLKIPSGSCIGIIGPNGSGKSTLIKSIVGLNSPSQGTVKVFGHPPTQDWRRKVQLGYVPQLKTMDKDFPISVYEVVLLGRTGRLGWLKRPRAEDHHLVEQALQKVNMLHLKNRPIGQLSGGQQQRVLIARALATESQLLLLDEPATGLDIPSQQSIYRLIEDLHGEGITILTTTHDLAALEYHHFDLILCLNQTVIAFGTPEEVLVPDILQRTFLGSQMGGIIRNAPIN; encoded by the coding sequence ATGGAAGAAGGTTTTCATATGCATATCCCCCATCCTCAACTACCCCTTGCAGTAGAATTTGAATCGTTTTACTTTACCCTACCCCAACAGGAAATTCTCTGGGATATTAATCTTAAAATCCCCAGTGGCTCTTGCATTGGCATTATCGGACCCAATGGCTCTGGCAAATCGACTCTTATTAAAAGCATCGTCGGTTTGAATTCTCCCTCCCAAGGAACGGTTAAGGTATTTGGTCATCCTCCTACTCAGGATTGGCGCCGAAAAGTACAGCTGGGATATGTCCCCCAGCTTAAAACCATGGATAAGGACTTCCCAATTTCTGTTTATGAAGTCGTTTTGCTGGGCAGAACGGGGCGTTTGGGATGGCTGAAACGTCCCCGGGCAGAGGATCATCATCTTGTCGAGCAGGCATTGCAAAAAGTCAACATGCTCCATCTTAAAAATCGTCCCATTGGCCAACTTTCTGGAGGTCAGCAGCAAAGGGTTTTGATTGCCAGAGCCCTGGCCACCGAATCGCAGCTTTTACTTTTAGACGAACCCGCTACCGGGTTAGATATCCCTTCACAGCAAAGTATTTATCGTCTTATTGAAGATTTACATGGCGAAGGAATTACCATCCTTACTACGACCCATGATTTAGCAGCTTTGGAATATCATCACTTTGATTTAATTTTGTGTCTGAACCAAACCGTCATTGCTTTTGGCACACCAGAGGAAGTCCTCGTTCCCGATATATTACAGCGTACATTCTTGGGAAGTCAAATGGGAGGGATAATTCGCAATGCACCTATTAACTGA
- a CDS encoding metal ABC transporter substrate-binding protein has protein sequence MQSFSNTSKSLMIILAASLAFFIGGCSAEEPVSNLQQNVVITSISPLADLIKEVGGDRIQVVSLVPTGSDPHTYEPKANAVRQVATAKLFFANGVGQESYLENLIANSQNPTIRTVVLADGLPILGVKEEHDAIEEETHTEGDGHDHSQGNPHLWLDVTNAQHYVEKIRDVLIETYPQDREVFTANAQSYLLELESLDQWIKEQIQAIPEEHRQIIVYHNAWAYYTERYGLTVLGSVISGEESEPLPKEYAQLFQLIQDHNVKAIFGEVGFNTKLILQLAQDTGVKVVEDLYNDTLGVTSETDSYIDIMKHNTNAFVSALK, from the coding sequence ATGCAATCATTCAGCAACACTTCGAAATCTTTAATGATTATTCTGGCAGCATCTCTTGCCTTTTTTATAGGTGGCTGCTCAGCCGAGGAGCCCGTCAGCAATCTCCAGCAAAACGTGGTCATCACCAGCATTTCACCCCTTGCCGACCTGATTAAGGAAGTGGGCGGAGATCGAATTCAAGTCGTCAGCTTGGTGCCCACAGGCAGTGACCCCCATACCTATGAACCAAAAGCTAATGCAGTTCGGCAGGTAGCGACGGCAAAACTCTTTTTTGCTAACGGTGTCGGCCAGGAGTCCTATTTAGAAAATCTCATTGCGAATTCCCAAAACCCCACTATCCGGACCGTGGTATTAGCTGATGGACTCCCTATCTTAGGGGTTAAAGAAGAACATGATGCCATAGAAGAAGAGACCCATACCGAAGGGGATGGACATGATCACTCTCAGGGCAACCCTCACTTATGGCTGGATGTAACAAACGCTCAACATTATGTTGAGAAAATCCGTGATGTCTTAATTGAAACCTACCCTCAGGATCGTGAAGTCTTTACTGCCAATGCTCAAAGCTATCTTCTGGAGCTGGAATCCTTAGATCAATGGATAAAAGAACAAATTCAAGCCATTCCAGAAGAACATCGCCAGATTATCGTCTACCATAATGCCTGGGCTTATTATACAGAACGTTATGGTCTTACTGTTCTTGGTTCGGTTATTTCCGGAGAAGAATCCGAGCCTCTCCCTAAGGAATACGCTCAACTCTTTCAACTGATTCAGGATCATAATGTAAAAGCTATCTTTGGGGAGGTAGGCTTTAATACCAAGCTTATACTTCAACTTGCCCAAGATACAGGGGTTAAGGTCGTGGAGGATTTATACAACGACACTTTGGGTGTCACATCAGAGACTGATAGCTATATTGACATCATGAAGCACAATACGAACGCTTTTGTCTCCGCTTTAAAATAA
- a CDS encoding cell division FtsA domain-containing protein, with amino-acid sequence MEQVFALDIGTRLVMGLIMEKTSEGYQIIAQAQTEHRQRSMYDGQIHDVEAVAQAVQWVKEELEAKIKRKLSFVSVAAAGRALKTVVATAHKSQLVPIVWEREDVFALEMEAVQHALRELQPDEGTPYHCVGYSTIEAFLEGQSLAKLIGQRGKDVQVKVIATFLPRTVIDGLTGVITRAGLEMRDLTLEPIAAGRAAIPPDMRRMNLALVDVGAGTSDIALTQNGSFFAYGMVPMAGDAITERICQHFLLDFKTGETIKRSLSLNSQITFTDFLGAETTVDKEEIIEEIRPVVFELAQKIAKELLRLNLKNPHAIILVGGGSLTPFLAEILSELLELPRNRVGIQIRERIQGVSGEETLKGPDAITPIGIGISTLEGEGLQYFSVRVNDIPVQVFELQLATVSDALLAAGIEPRLLVGRPGSALIFEFNGEMKILKGEFGKPAQFILNGNEAKLDQELKPGDSIKFLPAVDGKDAQITFADLIPRALAKKIKVNGQKLLFTPRTYCNGHLVEDDMKVVDGAKIEVSANRTIKDLLRFLHEKDYQRTEIRYKIDGQEHTFPGGREIFVNQQKSALERVVQDGDDIVIRVKEITIRDLHLNPRPMVFCVNGEEVHFPPQIHRVLSRGKILTGQDKVEDGMELIVEGYETRPILSDLLPHIKIPQEMPANARLSLKKNGQQAEFTTPLIPGDRIEIHWEKIIPQ; translated from the coding sequence GTGGAACAGGTATTTGCCTTAGATATTGGCACGCGCTTGGTAATGGGGCTCATTATGGAAAAGACTTCCGAGGGCTATCAGATAATCGCGCAGGCGCAAACAGAGCATCGCCAGCGCTCGATGTATGACGGTCAGATTCACGACGTTGAAGCAGTCGCTCAAGCTGTGCAATGGGTTAAAGAGGAGCTTGAAGCAAAGATTAAGAGGAAGCTATCCTTTGTATCTGTTGCGGCAGCCGGGCGAGCGCTTAAAACTGTTGTGGCTACCGCGCATAAATCTCAACTAGTTCCTATCGTATGGGAAAGAGAAGATGTTTTTGCTCTCGAAATGGAAGCAGTACAACATGCCCTGCGGGAATTACAACCTGATGAAGGTACCCCTTACCATTGCGTTGGATATAGTACCATTGAAGCTTTTTTGGAGGGCCAAAGTCTAGCCAAGCTTATCGGACAAAGAGGAAAAGATGTTCAGGTTAAGGTGATTGCCACATTTTTACCTCGTACGGTTATCGATGGCTTAACAGGAGTAATTACCAGAGCCGGCTTAGAAATGCGAGACTTGACCTTAGAACCTATTGCGGCCGGAAGAGCTGCCATTCCACCGGATATGAGGAGAATGAACCTTGCGTTAGTCGATGTGGGAGCAGGTACTTCTGATATTGCCCTGACCCAAAACGGATCATTTTTCGCCTATGGGATGGTGCCCATGGCGGGGGATGCAATCACAGAAAGAATTTGCCAGCATTTTTTGTTGGATTTTAAAACCGGAGAAACTATCAAACGCAGTTTAAGTTTAAATTCGCAAATTACCTTCACTGACTTTCTTGGAGCGGAAACAACAGTTGACAAGGAAGAAATTATCGAAGAAATTCGCCCGGTTGTTTTCGAATTAGCTCAAAAAATAGCCAAGGAATTGCTTCGACTCAATCTAAAGAATCCCCATGCGATTATTCTCGTCGGTGGGGGAAGCTTAACCCCTTTTTTGGCTGAAATTCTTTCTGAACTTCTTGAATTGCCGAGAAATAGAGTGGGTATTCAAATCCGCGAAAGGATTCAGGGTGTCTCGGGTGAAGAAACTCTCAAGGGACCTGACGCCATTACACCCATCGGAATTGGGATATCTACCTTAGAAGGGGAAGGGTTACAGTACTTTTCAGTTCGTGTTAATGACATCCCTGTTCAAGTTTTTGAGTTGCAATTAGCGACAGTTTCCGATGCACTTCTGGCAGCGGGAATAGAACCAAGACTTCTTGTCGGTCGACCAGGCTCGGCGTTAATCTTTGAATTTAACGGGGAGATGAAGATTCTAAAGGGAGAATTCGGAAAGCCAGCTCAATTTATTCTCAATGGCAATGAGGCAAAATTGGACCAAGAACTTAAGCCGGGGGATAGTATTAAATTTCTACCTGCTGTCGATGGGAAAGATGCTCAAATAACTTTTGCCGACTTGATCCCTAGGGCACTAGCCAAGAAGATTAAGGTCAATGGGCAAAAACTACTTTTTACTCCGCGAACCTATTGTAATGGTCATTTGGTAGAAGATGATATGAAAGTTGTCGATGGCGCCAAGATAGAGGTTTCTGCCAATCGAACAATAAAGGATTTATTGCGTTTTCTTCATGAAAAGGATTATCAGCGGACGGAGATTCGCTATAAAATTGACGGTCAAGAACATACTTTTCCGGGAGGAAGAGAAATTTTTGTTAACCAACAAAAATCAGCCCTCGAGCGGGTTGTTCAGGATGGTGATGATATTGTCATCCGTGTCAAAGAGATTACGATTAGAGATTTGCATTTAAATCCCCGGCCTATGGTGTTTTGTGTCAATGGTGAAGAAGTTCATTTTCCTCCCCAAATTCACCGTGTGCTCTCCCGTGGTAAAATTCTCACAGGTCAGGATAAAGTGGAAGATGGAATGGAACTAATCGTTGAGGGTTATGAAACCAGACCTATCCTTTCTGATTTACTTCCTCATATTAAGATACCTCAGGAGATGCCCGCTAATGCTCGGTTATCCTTGAAG
- a CDS encoding peptidylprolyl isomerase, which translates to MSEQELDGKKPVVTIEMENGNQIKIELYPEIAPETVKNFVALVEKGFYDGIIFHRVIPGFMIQGGDPQGTGMGGCGYSIKGEFTSNGFPNDLKHDRGVISMARTANPNSAGSQFFLMHANSPHLDGQYASFGRIIEGIEEVDRIASEKRDYRDKPIEDQQMKKVTVDFQ; encoded by the coding sequence GTGAGCGAACAAGAATTAGATGGCAAGAAACCCGTCGTAACGATTGAAATGGAAAATGGAAACCAAATAAAGATTGAACTTTATCCGGAGATAGCTCCAGAGACGGTGAAGAATTTCGTTGCCTTAGTTGAAAAAGGTTTTTATGATGGGATTATATTCCATCGTGTAATTCCCGGTTTTATGATTCAGGGTGGAGATCCCCAAGGAACTGGAATGGGCGGATGCGGCTATAGCATTAAAGGTGAATTTACCTCTAATGGTTTCCCAAATGACCTTAAGCATGATCGAGGGGTTATCTCTATGGCACGTACGGCAAACCCTAACTCAGCAGGATCTCAATTCTTCCTTATGCATGCAAATTCACCTCACTTGGATGGACAATATGCTTCCTTTGGTCGAATTATTGAGGGGATTGAAGAAGTAGATCGCATAGCTAGTGAAAAACGCGATTATCGTGATAAACCAATCGAAGATCAGCAGATGAAAAAGGTTACAGTAGATTTCCAATAA
- a CDS encoding DnaA ATPase domain-containing protein — protein MIWISSDFNRMGENILNGYSPDRAPFSTLIYGPAGVGKSELLLHCFKRLKNQYPILHLDAQDFIKSYAFSAQEGTLTQFRHRVRTPAVLIVDHLELLKGKVRSIEEFYHTYEALFQSNCKMICGFRGEPSQLDVLGHKLASRLRGGLAVPIRQPSRDDILNYLQRLAHAKFLILEEQVLEAMTEEIDNFPEAQNLLKDFIQYANKMEGALDKEALTAYFVYQKQRENFRPTPHNIVRHVATMTGTNLADIYGASRVPKVREARALAIYGIRGLCQLSYPEIGSLLNKSHSSVIKSYQQLQDLNKQDPEMSEKIKRFLGYFNAQDDVNFRNGV, from the coding sequence ATGATTTGGATTTCGTCAGACTTTAATCGTATGGGAGAAAATATTCTGAATGGATACTCTCCTGATCGAGCTCCTTTCTCCACGTTAATATATGGCCCCGCAGGGGTAGGAAAATCTGAACTTCTTTTGCATTGTTTTAAACGATTAAAAAATCAATACCCAATTCTCCATCTTGATGCCCAAGACTTTATTAAGAGTTATGCATTTTCAGCCCAGGAAGGAACCCTGACTCAATTTCGTCACAGAGTCCGCACCCCAGCGGTGTTGATTGTTGATCATCTTGAATTGTTAAAAGGGAAGGTTCGCAGTATCGAAGAATTCTATCATACTTATGAAGCACTATTTCAAAGTAATTGTAAAATGATCTGCGGATTTCGTGGGGAACCTTCTCAATTAGATGTGCTAGGGCATAAACTGGCCTCGCGATTACGGGGAGGGCTAGCTGTTCCGATTAGGCAGCCGAGCCGAGATGACATTTTAAACTATTTACAAAGGCTGGCTCACGCTAAGTTTTTAATCCTAGAAGAGCAAGTGTTGGAGGCCATGACGGAAGAAATAGATAATTTCCCGGAAGCTCAGAACCTTCTAAAGGATTTTATTCAGTATGCTAATAAGATGGAAGGGGCTCTGGATAAGGAAGCATTAACAGCTTATTTTGTCTACCAAAAGCAGAGGGAAAACTTTCGTCCCACCCCGCACAATATAGTTCGTCATGTTGCGACGATGACGGGAACGAATCTTGCTGATATTTATGGTGCTTCGAGAGTTCCTAAAGTGCGAGAGGCTCGGGCGCTAGCGATCTACGGAATACGTGGCCTCTGTCAGCTTTCATATCCGGAGATAGGATCATTGCTGAACAAATCTCACAGCAGTGTGATCAAATCCTATCAACAGCTTCAGGACCTCAACAAGCAAGATCCCGAAATGAGCGAAAAAATCAAAAGGTTCTTAGGTTATTTTAATGCTCAAGACGACGTTAATTTTAGGAATGGGGTATGA